TGAGGACGTCGGACTTTGCGTACTCCGCGGCGCGGGGCAGGATGGCGGTCAGCGAGAGGGGCGAGGCAGGGAACTCCTGCTCCGCTGCGCAGACCAGGAAGCGGCTGCCGCTGCGAGAGACCTTGATGCCGCCCGATTGCAGAACGCGCCCGTACTGGTCTCTAAGAATCGGCACCAGAACCTTATCGCGAAGGCGTTCTTCCTGCGGCTGCCAGTCGATGTCAAAGAAGGAGGCGTACCGGCTCGAAGGGCCGTTCTCCAGAACGTCCCACCAATAGTGATTCTCTCGGCCAAGCGACATATGGTTGGGAACGATGTCGAGGACTTGCCCCAACTGCACCTCGCCGAGCTTCTCGCAGAAGCGCTTGTGCGCGGATGCTCCGCCGAGTTCCTCATTCACACGGCGATGGTCGACCACGTCGTAGCCATGTGTGCTTCCGGGGGCAGCCTGCAGGTAAGGCGAGCTATAGACATGCGAGACGCCGAGTTCGCGCAGGTAATCCGCGATGGATGCAGCGTTATCGAAGCTGAAGTCTTTGTGAAGCTGCAGCCGGTATGTCGATTGGGGAGTACGGGACATAATCTCACGCCTGAAGAGCAGGAAATGTTGATAGTGCGGGCATTTGCAAGCAGGATAGACGTTTAGACCGACGGCAGACGCACATCTGGCCCAGAGTTAATGTAAGAAGCTCAAACGCCGTTGGAGGTTGCATTCGCTTCGCAATGCCGGGAGGACTAGGATCGTTCGCCGGGGCTATTGGTCATCGCCGGGCTCCACTGCCCGGAGAGGGTAAACGCTGCGTGAATCTGTGCGATATGCGACAAAGCCTGGGGGAAGTTGCCGACCATTCTTTTTGCACGTGGATCGTACTCCTCTGAGAGCAGCCCGACATCGTTATTCAGTTTGAGCAGGCGTTCGAAGAGCTTTCTCGCCTCGTCTTTGCGACCGATGAGATAGAGGCTTGTGACCATCCAGTAGCTGCATGCGAGGAATGACCCCTCGCTGCCTGGAAGTCCATCCACCGACTTCTCCGTTTTGTATCGGAGGATGAACCCATCTTCCGTCAGCTCTCTTCCGATCGCATCGACGGTGCCGATGATTCTTGGATCGTCGGACGGTAGAAAGCCGACCATACCGATGCGCAGGCAGGAGGCATCTAGTTGCGTGGAACCGTAGGACTGAACGAAGCTGTTGAGCTTCTTGTTGAAGCCCTTTTTGATGACTTCGGCGTGAATCTCCGCGCGAACCTTCTTCCATCGCGGCAGGTCGGCGGCGTGGCCGTAACGGTCGACGGTCTCGATCGCGCGATCGACTGCGACCCAGGCCATTACCTTCGAGTGCACAAAGTGGCGGCGCGGCCCGCGGACCTCCCATATGCCTTCATCGGGCTGCTGCCAGACGTCGCATAGGTGATTGACGAGAGCAGCCTGTAGAGCACTCGAAGAGACACGAAGATCGTCATCGGCCTGCGGCGTGCGGGCAAGCGCGGCGGCGACTTCGCCGAATACATCGAGCTGAAACTGGCCGACCGCGCCGTTGCCGATGTTGACTGGCTTGGAGTTCTCATAACCCGGCAGCCAATCGGCCTGCCACTCCTTCAACTCGCGTTCGCCGCATATGCCGTAGATGGTCTGCACCTGTGCGGGATCGCCGGCGACGGCGCGCAGCAGCCATTTGCGCCACTCGATAGCCTCGTCACGGTAGCCGGCAAGCATCAGGACCAGAAGGGTGAAGGAGGTATCGCGCAGCCAGCAGTAACGATAGTCCCAGTTGCGAACACCGCCAAGGCTCTCGGGCAGCGACGTTGTCACTGCGGCGACGATGCCGCCGGAGGGACGGTAGGTCATCGCCTTCAGCGTCATCAGCGACCTCTTCACGGCGAGGGGATGATCGCCCTTGTAGGTGCACTGTGCCATCCAATTCTTCCAGTAGCGCAGTGTGCTGGCGAGGTTCTTCTCTACATTGAGCGGCCTCGGAACATTACCCAGGGAAGAACTATAGGTCAACGTAAAGGAGACGGTCTCGCCTTCCTTGACCGTGAATTCGCCCACGGTTGAAAGGTCCCTTCCCCTCAGGTGAATCTCGCCGTTACCTTCATGGCGGCCGCGGACCACGACCATGTCCGGGCCGGCGACTGCGCGCAGCTCGTGATCTTTGCGGGTCACCCAAGGCACGGTGCGGCCGTAGTCGAACCGAAGCGCGAGCGTCGTCTCCATCTTCACCTTGCCGCGCAGGCCACGCACGATCCGGATGACGTTGGAGTCTTCGCCTCGCGCGGGCATGAAGTCGATCAGCTTGACGGCCCCGGAACGGGTTTCGAAGGTGGTCTCGAGCACCATCGTCGGCCCGGCGTAGGTCCGATGAGTCGAGAGGATCGTGGCTGAGGGCGCAATCTTCCAGTAGCCGTGGTCGGCTGTGCCTAACAAAGCGGCGAAACATGCGGCCGATGAGAAGGTAGGTAGGCATAGCCAGTCGATGGATCCCGCCTTCGAGACCAGGGCCGCCGTCTCGCAGTCGCCGATGATGGCGTAGTCTTCAATGCGGGATCCGTGCAGCGGCAGTTTGCCTTCGGAATGGGAGCTTTTAGGGATGCGTCGTGCTTTCGGCAAGATTTCCTCGTTCAGAATCGTTCGGCGGGCGGTAATCGGGCGGCCTGTTCAGTCAGCAACCGGTTGGCGCGAATATGGCATCTCTAAAACGAGATACCGGTTCTTCCGTAGTTTGATGCAAACGGAGTGGCAGTCTCGAATACGGGATTTGAAGTCACGAAAAAGTAAGCTGCCCCGAAGTGAATGGAGCGAAGAGGCTCATAACCCAGTTGCACGCCCCCAGGCACTAAGGCATATCTGATGAAACCAGTAGAAGGCCGCAAGCGAGTTGTGATCGAGGCAGTGAAGCCGAACGTCGAGTGTGGGCGGTATCCGGTGCGGCGCTTCCTTGGCGATCGC
This Granulicella aggregans DNA region includes the following protein-coding sequences:
- a CDS encoding glycoside hydrolase family 15 protein; the protein is MPKARRIPKSSHSEGKLPLHGSRIEDYAIIGDCETAALVSKAGSIDWLCLPTFSSAACFAALLGTADHGYWKIAPSATILSTHRTYAGPTMVLETTFETRSGAVKLIDFMPARGEDSNVIRIVRGLRGKVKMETTLALRFDYGRTVPWVTRKDHELRAVAGPDMVVVRGRHEGNGEIHLRGRDLSTVGEFTVKEGETVSFTLTYSSSLGNVPRPLNVEKNLASTLRYWKNWMAQCTYKGDHPLAVKRSLMTLKAMTYRPSGGIVAAVTTSLPESLGGVRNWDYRYCWLRDTSFTLLVLMLAGYRDEAIEWRKWLLRAVAGDPAQVQTIYGICGERELKEWQADWLPGYENSKPVNIGNGAVGQFQLDVFGEVAAALARTPQADDDLRVSSSALQAALVNHLCDVWQQPDEGIWEVRGPRRHFVHSKVMAWVAVDRAIETVDRYGHAADLPRWKKVRAEIHAEVIKKGFNKKLNSFVQSYGSTQLDASCLRIGMVGFLPSDDPRIIGTVDAIGRELTEDGFILRYKTEKSVDGLPGSEGSFLACSYWMVTSLYLIGRKDEARKLFERLLKLNNDVGLLSEEYDPRAKRMVGNFPQALSHIAQIHAAFTLSGQWSPAMTNSPGERS